TTCCAAAGAAGCAATTTCGGCTTCCATTGCCGCCGTAATAATAATCACTTCTGCATTTTCTGATTTTACTAATTCTTTTACAACATCCACGTATTTATTTCCTGTTTTCACAGATGCTTCGTCCACATTGCATACGTATAAAACGGGTTTTATAGTTAATAAATGAATGTCTGCCAAGTGTTTTACATCTTCTGGAGAAATATCAGCTAAACGAGCAGATTTGCCTTGTTCCAAGGTTTCTTTTACTTTTAAAAGGACTTCAAATGCTTTTTTTGCGTCTTTATCATTCCCTGTTTTCGCTTGCTTTTCAACTCTTTTCAATTTCGCGTCCACCGATTCTAAATCTTTTATTTGCAATTCTGTATCGATGATTTCTTTGTCGCGCACCGGATTAATAGAACCATCCACGTGAACCACGTTGTCATCATCGAAACATCTCAATACATGAATAATCGCATTTGTTTCACGAATGTTCCCCAAAAATTTATTACCCAAACCTTCGCCTTTGCTGGCACCTTTTACCAATCCGGCAATGTCCACAATCTCAACAGTTGTAGGCACCACACGTTCTGGTTTTACTAAAAATTCGAGTTTCGATAAACGCTCATCTGGCACTGTAATCACGCCAATATTGGGTTCAATGGTACAAAACGGAAAATTTGCCGCTTGCGCTTTTGCATTCGATAAACAATTAAAAAGGGTTGATTTTCCTACGTTCGGCAATCCCACAATCCCACATTGTAATCCCATAATTCAAGTATGATTTTTAGTGTTTTTACATTTTTTTTCAGCCAACAAAGATACCAAAATCTGCGCTCGATAATTCGCTCGTTTAGCTTAATTTTATTGAATTTTCAACAATTTTCTAAATGTTATTAACATTGCTTATCCCCCTCTTAAAAAAATTTACTTTTGAGCCTTTCTTTTTAACCTTTACAACTATTTGATATGCCCACAATTGCTGAATTGGAAAAAATTTGTTCCCAAGTAAGACGAGACATTGTTCGTATGGTTCACGCCGTAAATTCAGGTCATCCAGGCGGATCGTTGGGCTGTGTAGAATATTTTACTGCTTTGTATTTCGATATTTTAAAACACGATCCGAAAAAAAAGTTTTCGATGGATGGTATTGGAGAGGATATTTTTTTTCTATCCAACGGACATATTTCTCCCGTATTTTATAGTGTTTTAGCGCGTTCTGGATATTTTCCTGTAAAGGAATTGGCTACGTTCCGAAAATTAAATTCTCGTTTGCAAGGTCATCCTACCACGCACGAAGGTTTACCGGGAATACGCATCGCTTCTGGATCTCTCGGACAAGGATTATCTGTTGCATTGGGTGCAGCACTCGCAAAAAAATTAAACAAAGACAATTCTCTTATTTTTACATTACATGGAGATGGTGAATTGCAGGAGGGACAAATTTGGGAAGCTGCTATGTTTGGCGCTGCGCGTAAGGTGGATAATATTATTTCTACCGTGGATATGAACGGACAGCAAATAGATGGCTCTACCGAAAATGTATTGCCGATGGGCGATTTAAAAGCAAAATGGCAAGCTTTCGGCTGGGATGTTTTGAGTATGAACGGAAATAATATTTCAGAAGTAATCGAAACATTAAAAATAGCTAAAACACATACCGGAAAAGGAAAACCTGTTCTCATTTTAATGAAAACTGAAATGGGAAATGGTGTTGATTTTATGATGGGTTCGCACAAATGGCATGGCGTAGCACCTAACGATGAACAATTGGCAAAAGCATTGGCACAGCTTCCTGAAACATTAGGAGATTACCAAAATTAACATGGTTTTAAAGTCGTTCAAAAAAATATTTTTTCTAATGCTCATTTTCGCTTGCTTGCAACCGATTGTGTTGCGTGCGCAAACCGACAACAAACCAACAACGCGCGTTTTGTTTATGTTCGATGCGTCTTTCAGTATGTTTGGAACATGGAAAACAGGAATTAAAATTGACATTGCGAAACGCTTGCTTTCTCAGTTTTTAGACAGTTTGCAAGGTCGTGATCATTTACAAATTGCTTTGCGTGTGTACGGTGCACAATATGCGCTTGAGCCCGTTAGAAACTGTCATGATACAAAATTAATGGTGCCTTTCGGCGGAGATAATATTCCTGCCATTAAAAAAGCCATTGATAATATTGAACCGAAAGGAACAACGCCGATTGCGTATTCTCTGGAACAATGTGGAAACGATTTTCCGCCGCGCGATAATTGTAGAAATATTGTGATTTTAATTACGGATGGTATTGAAGAATGCGACGGCGATCCCTGCGCAGTTTCTCTTGCTTTACAAAAAAAGGGAATTATTTTAAAACCATTTATTATCGGAATTGGCGCCAACGAAGATTTCGGAAAAGCATTTGATTGTGTCGGCACTTTTTATCAAGTAACCAACGAAGCAAATTTCACAAATATCTTAAACATTGTGATTTCACAGGCTTTGGACAATACTACCGCGCAAGTAAATTTACTCGATATAAAAGGAAAACCGACGGAAACCAATACCGATATGACGTTTTACGATCAAGTAAGCGGACAAATAAAATACAATTATATTCATACAATTAACGCTAGAGGAAATCCAGATACCATTCCTTTAGATCCTTTGGTAAAATACCATTTGGTGGTGCACACAATTCCGGAAGTGGAAAAATCCGACATTACACTTACGCCTGGGAAACACAATATTATCGCGCTTGACGCACCGCAAGGTTATTTGTATTTGGCAATTGATGGATATAATAATTACAACGTTTTACAAACCATCGTGCGAAAAAAAAGCGATATGAATACGCTCAATATTCAAGCGTTTAATACGAGTGAAAAATACATTGTCGGGAAATACGATTTGGAAATTCTTACGCTTCCGCGGACGTATATCAACGATGTGAAAATTTCCGAAAGTACTACCACCACTGTGCAAATTCCGCAAGCAGGAAGCGTTACTATTTTAAAACCTTCTGCTGGTCCTGGAAGTATTTATTTGGAGAATAACGGTACGCTTGCTTGGGTTTGTAACCTAATTGAAAATCAAACACAACAAACAATTGTTTTGCAACCGGGTCATTATCGTTTGGAATTCCGCGCCAGAGAAGCCACTCAATGTATTTACAGCATCGAAAAAACATTTAAAATAGATTCCGGTTCTTCGACACAAGTCCAATTATATTAATGAAATTTGAGCTATGAAAAAATATTTTTTTAACGAGAAAAAAGACACACGTTCTGGATTTGGTGCAGGTTTGCATGAACTTGGAAAAAACAATTCCAACATTGTTGCTTTGTGCGCCGATCTTACTGGCTCTTTAAAAATGGATGCTTTTGCGAAAGAATTTCCGGAGCGTTTTTTTCAAGTCGGTATTGCAGAAGCAAATATGATGGGCATTGCAGCTGGTTTAACCATCGGTGGGAAAATTCCGTTTACGGGCACATTTGCTAATTTTTCGACGGGTCGCGTGTACGATCAAATTCGTCAATCCATTGCCTATTCAGGAAAAAATGTAAAAATATGTGCGTCTCATGCTGGCTTAACATTAGGTGAAGATGGCGCGACACATCAAATTTTAGAAGACATTGGCTTGATGAAAATGTTGCCAGGCATGACGGTAATTAATCCGTGTGATTACAATCAAACAAAAGCGGCAACGCTTGCCATTGCTGCCTATCAAGGACCTGTTTATTTACGTTTCGGGCGACCAGCGGTTCCTAATTTTACGCCTGCCGATCACGTTTTTCAAATTGGAAAAGCAATTCTTTTAAACGAAGGAAAAGATGTAAGTATTTTTGTTACCGGACATTTGGTTTGGAAAGTCCTTGAAGCCGCTGAAATATTAGAACAAAAAGGAATTTCTACGGAAGTCATCAATATTCATACAATTAAACCGTTAGACGAAGAAGCGATTTTGAATTCTGTACGAAAAACAAAATGTGTGGTAAGTGCGGAAGAACA
This genomic window from Bacteroidia bacterium contains:
- a CDS encoding transketolase family protein yields the protein MKKYFFNEKKDTRSGFGAGLHELGKNNSNIVALCADLTGSLKMDAFAKEFPERFFQVGIAEANMMGIAAGLTIGGKIPFTGTFANFSTGRVYDQIRQSIAYSGKNVKICASHAGLTLGEDGATHQILEDIGLMKMLPGMTVINPCDYNQTKAATLAIAAYQGPVYLRFGRPAVPNFTPADHVFQIGKAILLNEGKDVSIFVTGHLVWKVLEAAEILEQKGISTEVINIHTIKPLDEEAILNSVRKTKCVVSAEEHQMNGGLGDSIAQLLARKNPAPMEMVAVKDSFGESGTPDELMTKYGLDTIDIVNAAQKVHSKK
- a CDS encoding VWA domain-containing protein, whose translation is MLIFACLQPIVLRAQTDNKPTTRVLFMFDASFSMFGTWKTGIKIDIAKRLLSQFLDSLQGRDHLQIALRVYGAQYALEPVRNCHDTKLMVPFGGDNIPAIKKAIDNIEPKGTTPIAYSLEQCGNDFPPRDNCRNIVILITDGIEECDGDPCAVSLALQKKGIILKPFIIGIGANEDFGKAFDCVGTFYQVTNEANFTNILNIVISQALDNTTAQVNLLDIKGKPTETNTDMTFYDQVSGQIKYNYIHTINARGNPDTIPLDPLVKYHLVVHTIPEVEKSDITLTPGKHNIIALDAPQGYLYLAIDGYNNYNVLQTIVRKKSDMNTLNIQAFNTSEKYIVGKYDLEILTLPRTYINDVKISESTTTTVQIPQAGSVTILKPSAGPGSIYLENNGTLAWVCNLIENQTQQTIVLQPGHYRLEFRAREATQCIYSIEKTFKIDSGSSTQVQLY
- a CDS encoding transketolase, whose protein sequence is MPTIAELEKICSQVRRDIVRMVHAVNSGHPGGSLGCVEYFTALYFDILKHDPKKKFSMDGIGEDIFFLSNGHISPVFYSVLARSGYFPVKELATFRKLNSRLQGHPTTHEGLPGIRIASGSLGQGLSVALGAALAKKLNKDNSLIFTLHGDGELQEGQIWEAAMFGAARKVDNIISTVDMNGQQIDGSTENVLPMGDLKAKWQAFGWDVLSMNGNNISEVIETLKIAKTHTGKGKPVLILMKTEMGNGVDFMMGSHKWHGVAPNDEQLAKALAQLPETLGDYQN
- the ychF gene encoding redox-regulated ATPase YchF, which codes for MGLQCGIVGLPNVGKSTLFNCLSNAKAQAANFPFCTIEPNIGVITVPDERLSKLEFLVKPERVVPTTVEIVDIAGLVKGASKGEGLGNKFLGNIRETNAIIHVLRCFDDDNVVHVDGSINPVRDKEIIDTELQIKDLESVDAKLKRVEKQAKTGNDKDAKKAFEVLLKVKETLEQGKSARLADISPEDVKHLADIHLLTIKPVLYVCNVDEASVKTGNKYVDVVKELVKSENAEVIIITAAMEAEIASLETYEERQLFLAEMGLSEPGVNKLINAAYRLLNLQTYFTAGVKEVRAWTIEKGMTAPQAAGVIHTDFEKGFIKAEVIKYKDFIALGSESACRDAGKLGIEGKEYVVDDGDVMHFRFNV